The genomic segment acacacacacacacacacacagagtgtcctggtttcagttagcacagaattaattttcttcctagtagctggtggaatgctgtgttttggcttaggatgagaagagtgctgataacaccccgatgctttaattgttgcagagcagagcttatactaagccaaggacatctcagccttttgctctgtcctgccaacggacaggctgggggtgcagtaagagctgggaggggacagacccaggacaggtgacccaaactagccaaaggggtattccataccatctgacgtcatgctaaacaatatataggggtggctaaccgggggaagggggccggactgttcggggttaggctgggcatcggtcagcgagtggtgagcaattgcattgtgcatcacttgtttgtacatattattattatttccctattatcaccatattattattattgttattattgttattattattttgttattattattttcctctcttattaaactgtctttatctcaactcacgggcttcactttccatttctctcccccgtcccagagagggaggggggagggtgagcgaacggctgcgtggtgtttagctgccggccgggttaaaccacgacacagaGACGCGTGGTTTTGTCCCAACATTAAGTATTTACAACAAATTCAACAAGCGCttttcctctgccagcagcaaatGCCTGAGGGCCCCCACAGCTTCACAAATCATAGCGGGAAGAGCCTACCGTGCCGCAAAAAGTTcggaaaataattcaaaattgatctgctaggggaaaaaaagaaatacaaatcgATGGCTGGTGGCAGGGTACACAATACACCCGAATCTCAGCTCTGTCCTCCGCAGGGTCAGTGCCCACGCCCAAGCGCGATGCTGATGGCACCCGAACATTTGCtgtagcaggcagcagagccagcagctcaggggaGCAACTTTTAAAACCAAGAGGCACTTAAACAACCCTTCATCGACCCCGTGACTGCGGCAGAGTCCCGACTGCTCGCCCCGGATTCCTCACACCAACAAAAAGCACCAACCAAAGCCTGGGGGAACTTTGGTACAGCACAAGAGAAGGGAGTGGGGGTAGCGGAGCCgcatggcagagctgctgcttttcaccagTTGATCATCCCTGATAACTGAAAGTAAGGCTGGGTGGCTGACCCCCACCCCCACTCCTGGCAGCAACTGTGGTCCACAACACACTGGAATAACGAttctgctccctcccacccctacAGCTTCATCATCTGACACGGGTACAGTCAAAACAATGGCATACACAAGTAAAAGTCAAGAGTTGACATAGTAACTCCAGGATTTGGGTATCAACTGTCTGAGAAATCAGAACACCGAAGCTTCACAATGTGCCCGACATCGAGTTGTGccaaggggggaggaaggaagaagcttTCCCTTTAAGCCTTCAGAGCATCGCTCCATCAGAAGATCGATTTGCAGCCACCGTGGCGTGCCAATGGAGATCTTTCTGTGCCAAAAGAAGTGCTTTGTCCTCTCGATATCGAAGGTAGCCACCTATAGTTACAGAACGGATGCACAAGACCTTAACTCTGACCAGCAGGGAAATTTAGGACAACTGAGTGCAGATCCTGCCAATTTCTACCACTTCGGACTGTGCTTTAAGTCTCATTGCAAAGCCTCAGTTAGAAAAAGGATCACCTCGGGGTATCCAACAAGaagaacagttttaattttttttttttttttaaatataccatAGGACTACGCGGTTCAACTGTCAATCATCTCGGAGAGTTCAAGGAGGAGGTCATCCTCGTCCTTCCCTGGGTCTAAGTCGATTTCGGCTTCCAGTCTGCCTCCTGAGATTTCCCATAGTAGCTTCTCAAAATCTTCATCCGCAGATAAGGGCGCGTTCCCTGTGGAACGGGTATccaactgtggtggttttaccatgctgggcagctaaaccccacaaccgctctctcactccccctcctttagatgaggagggggagaagtaaagcaaagaacaactcacgggttgagataaggataaattaattaaagggaaataataataataattaaataaagactaccatgaactaaacaatttaactaaggggaaataaaaagggaaaggggaaaagggaggggaaaagggaaaataaaaagaagggaggaaaacaaacaaacaaaataaatgaaggctatatggaagtgcagaggaaagaaattactctctacatCCCAAAAATGAGCgctgattgaccacgtccttgaagcaaggcctcaacgcacgcagccggtgttcaagaggaggaccgacgtcttctcaacgagagcccacccctcccctcttcttcctgtttccaccttttattgctgagtataacatcacatggtatggaatatccctttgattggtttaggtcagctgccctagtgatgtttctctcctcactttttgcccatcccctaggagggttagagaaaggcccaatactgtgccaccacagctcagcaatagacacaacactgctGTGATAAATCTgttgttccagctacaagtacagagtacggcagtgtatgggctgctgccgggaaagttaacattccagccagacccagtacaccaacaagaagaacagtttaattttttaatttttaaatataccatAGGACTACGCGGTTCAACTGTCAATCATCTCGGAGAGTTCAAGGAGGAGGTCATCCTCGTCCTTCCCTGGGTCTAAGTCAATTTCGGCTTCCAGTCTGCCTCCTGAGATTTCCCATAGTAGCTTCTCAAAATCTTCATCCGCAGATAAGGGCGCGTTCCCCGCGGAACTCAGCTGGCGTGTGCGTGCCTCTTctagctgggaagaagctgaggTCGAGGTCTCGAGATCGATTTCCATCTGCTCCTCAAATCTTGCCGGGCTTCCAAGACGCACTTCAGGTCTTGGGAGAGCAAGAACAATCAGGATATGCCATTTTTTAACGGGAAATCCGTTTTCTGCAAACCGGCTCTTCAAACTGTAGGCAAGCCCTCCTACGCTTCAATCTTACACAGGGATTGTTATCAATCGacccagggctacatttagagCCCGATGTGTTACCAGCTACATTTTTAAGTCTGGGGGTTTATCCGTGAAGGCAGGGCACCTGGAGTTGAGGTGGCATTCTTGAGGACCAAAAGGCAGAGGACACTACTCCTCATCTATCACCTCACGAGGAAGTAGAACTTCACCTCCTCCTCGTTCAGGTATTCAGACAACCCAAGAAGtcactggaaagctgtgctgacttgcagcatttaaagaaagccGAATTAAGCAATCCTGCTAGATTTCCTGCTAGAAAGTGGTTTCAGGTGACTTATTCCTTTGATGGATTTTGGCTTTAATTATCTCAGAACCCTCATTTTTTCCCACATGTGACAGAACGTACGTTTCCCTGGGGATATACACtgattaagaaaaagaacaagttgGGGTTGTCACctgtttgggggattttcttcAAGTCTGATGGCTGGGATGTGCTCCGGCACGTCTGAAACACcctagaaagcagcaaaacagtatttatgaCACATGGGTAAAAGATTCCTTAATAGCTTTTTCCTCCacactgcttctcctctggcATTGCGGAGCCGTGgccaaaatacaaaaccaaggtGCTCCTGAAGAAAGTTCACATTCACCTGGACGTTACTCATGCTCTTGTGTCTTTTAAGAACATGGCATTAATGGACAAAATCCCCCACACCAGAGAAATCACAGCATCAGAGTACCGGTTCAAGAGTGCCATTCATCTCCTAAATACAGAAGGGTTCTACAAGCATCCTGGAGACAGCTCCcggatttaaaaggaaatagaagGCCTGCAGAACGTTTGAGTTTTCCACCTTTTCTCCTAGAGGAGGGTAGAAATTTAACAAGGGATCCATCTCTGCATTAGCCCCTGGCCTTACCATGGCTGCTTTTTTGGCTGGAGGTCCCATCATGTCAGCAGCAAAGGCAGTCCGTAGTTCCACAGCTGCTACGGCAGAGGGATAACTCCCAGGTGCCTTACGTTTCAGTGCCTTCTTCTTGGGGAAAGTGACTTTCCCACCCGAAGGCTTCGCAGATGTCATCAAGTTGGCTAGagtaaaaggaagagagaactgATACAGTCTTGCTCCGCCTCAGGAAAAATCCAGGTTCTCTTCATCATTTCCACAGTCCTTCTACACCGCCATTGCCTGGATTCTCAGGAATGTTTTCCACATAGTAAACTCTGTCTACCAACAATCCATACaaaggaacaaagaaacccAATAGCTACAGTAAATAATAATCCAGGACAAGGGAAACCTCAGACACATAGCAATCCTAAGTGCCAGCTAGGTTCACAAATCTAGACAGCTTTTATAGTTAAAGTCCTGCTCCctctaggaaaggaaaaagcagcagttagAGTAGGACAAGAGTGTATGCAACTGTTGTACCAGCTTCCTCTCCCTTGCAGTGATGTCCCACAGTTAAGTTGTTCTACACCGTCCAAATTTGTCGTGTCATTTTCTAGTCTCCCGTTCCTTACCTAACATCTGgctggcaggaaaagaaacaaactaagaaaaagaaagtacacACTTCGCTTCGTAGCATTGCGTGGCAAAATGCACCCAGCCAGAGTTACAGCATGAGAATCGTCATcttctgtctgtatttcagaagacaaCCTAAGGAACTCTTAACCTTCAACACTTACTTTTAGCTTCCTGGCCCTGAAATTGAGCTGCCACTTTCCCTGCTGGTTCAGTATTAAAGAAGCCAGCAGTAGATTTGACAGCAGCTTCCTCCTTCCGAAGCTTCTCTTGTTCTCGCTGTTGCCACTTCTCCCAACGGCTCTCTTcaaagctcttctctggacatttACGAGTTCCACTCTGCTGCGTGggctagaaggaaagaaaagtagtGCATgaataggacaaaaaaaaataaaaaaatccgtGCGTGGAGATTTCGTTAAGAAAATCTGATCagcaatccctccaaaatggtCTTGATGTGGAACAGCATATTAATATCCTTCAGgttactgttgttgtttttgtggtttttttttttccataaaattctGCATGTAACAAGAGCCATGCTTTACTATGGACACAGTCTCGCATATCTGCAATATCCACTGTGGCAAGCTTCTTTAAACAGCTAGGGTGTTCTGCTGTACATCTATTTATCACATTCTTTTTAAGCAGCAGAAAGTCATACAAGTTCCCCTATACAGTATCCACTGACAGACTGATTTCCTTCAACACAGAACTCTGGCCTTCCGTATTAAATCCTTCACGTCTGACAGCTCAAGtcagtaagaacaaaaagaattccCTCCACGTTAACCGTGTAGATTTCAGCTGGTGCTAACagggtttctttgttgctgTGGTATAAACAGACTGATTCCAAGTTTGGGGATTACAGAGTtgtctggaaatgctgctggcgATAGGATTTAGACTGCACTGCAGCTCCTACCAGGTGCTGAAGGGTAAGAACACACTCAAGAGGGTGGCACACGGTGAGTAACAAAACTTGGCAGAATTATCAGAAATTGTACGAATGGATGTGTGTCTTCACAGAGGACTCACCCGTACATCAGCTACAGAGGAAAGGGTAGGAAAAGGCCGGTTCAATTtcactgccttcttttcttctttttcaggtgctttaaaaaaagacaaaaaaaagttttgtcaacggcagaaataaagaaagctgGGTACTTGTTTCCTTTGAGCATCTGTGCATCCTCGTGTcccatgagagagagagagaaaggctaCAATGTGCAATCCATTCGCCCGGACAGAGCGAGCTGCTTCTTGGACTCACCCTGAATTTTGCTCTTGCTAGGGGATtctcctgcttttttcttctcttctaccAAGCGATTATTCTTGTTTTCAGACAAGGCTTCAGGGAAAGTTTTGATGCGACCTGCACGAGCAGGTCTTGCCCCTGCGCTGGAATCTTCAGTTTTACCATGCCCTTCAGCCTCGCCTTTGGCTTGAGTTTCGCGTCTCTGAAGAGCTTTCTCACGACGGATTTCCTCCAGTGTTTTCACATGGATCTCTCCCATCGGCTTAGCAGCCTTCCCTGTCATCATCAAGAAATGAGGAGAAGCACCAACATTTCAAGAGAGTCCAGCAATATTTTAAGTCTCCAAAATTTGTCAGAGCACTAAGGAAAACTAATCTGGAGTGTTCCCAATAATGCATCTTAGAACAATATCCTTAGAACAacattctcctcctcctctgagccacttgtattttgaagaccAGCCCTACCCAGAGAGAACTgctacacagaaatgctgctttactttattactttttcagactgcatttcaaattcctgctcctggcagtgGTTCTATTCTAATGGTACGTAACGGTTCACAGAAGCAGCTAAAAACCTTGACAAGGCAcaagtagaaaagaaacacacacctAGAGCCAGATTTCTGATAGTGGCTGTCAGAAGAGCTTCAGCACTCAAGCAAGAGGCATCAGTTCTTTGTTTTCGTTTACATTAGTTTTTAGGGATGGATGAAAGCAGTCCAAGTtcatggaaaggaaggaggagaaagcatatttaatatcTAGCTGTTACCTCTCTCAGTGCTGGTCTGTTTAGGAGGTAATCCCAGCCTGTCCTTCAGAGACTTGGCAACttgaactgcaaaacagaaacagaacgAATTAGGGAGGCTGCAGAATGTCAACTTCAGGTTCACAGTTCAAAACAAGACAGGAAAGGTAACTTTGAATCCCAGTGATTACGACCTCAGCCAacatgcaaaaagaaacatcactggaaaaggacaaacagaaagactAAATACAAAACCCAGGAATCCATTCCAGATGCCTGTTCAGTACCTGGATCTCTCTTGGGGGCTTTGTCAGCATTTCCCGGAGCCTCTACCTTCTTCCCCAGCCTTTCAGCAAGGCTGCGCTTCACTGGAACGGTGCTTACATcatcttcagagaaaacaaggaatatTGTAAGAACTTTTCTTTGCAGGAAGGTTTGAGAACAGTCAACAATAAGCTTCTATTTTTCAAGCATATTTTCAGAGAATTGCCTTTCAGCtgctaaatgattttttttattttttttttccatttctgcagtCAACACAGATCTCCACTGcaatgtattttcctttcatacCTCAAAAATACTCTTTAATGCAGTCATATATAGAAGGCAGCACCTACGTCAAAGCTCATAAAAAGTTCTTACCTGCGGAGGCTTTCCGTTTTCCTTGTCTATCAGCAAGATCTAGTCGAACCACAGGTTCCTCCCCTAAAAcaaaagggaattttttttctatttcacagaAACCAGTAGCCAACAGAAATATTATCCTGTTAGCCCATGTCCCAAAAAACCCAGTCAGACACTGTTTTGACAGCTAAACCACATAAACTCATATTTTAACTGTaattaacatagaaaaaaaatcttaagagtCTCAGTGCTTCCTCCAAATTCCAGCTGAGATAGTAGAGCGTGAATCTGAGTCTGCTTGACAGCTATACTTTGTGCAGAACAAAGCTGCATAAGCAAGCAGAATATTATTAGGTACAAATGCTGAGAAATAGTCCTTTCTAAGGTGAAAGTCTACGAGTAAAagtacttttttccctttaaaaggcATTTGCACGGCTCTAAACAATTTATACACAAACTCCTGTCATACTGTGTCCACACCTGCCACTGTCAGCCTCTTTAATGCTTCAGAAATTGCTTCTTATATAGCACTGTCTTCTACAGCTCTTTCTTCTcgttactcttctgtttttcagttaccCCCCTATTGAACTCCTAAGTAGAATACACTAGGACAAAACATCTAGGACTCTagattctctctgcagctttaacTACTACACAACACGTTGCTCTTCAGACAGGAATaagaaatttccttcctagtttCACACAGAACTTTACACAACAGACCAGCTAAAGCAGGAGTGGTTCTAAGCTTTCCTCCAACGTTTCAGGTTCTGTCCACTGACTGCCAGACAAAGCCACCAGTGACCTGGCCAGACTGCCTGCCCTATCGCTAGTCAGACCTCGGGTCATCTGTGATTTAGACATTCATGTACAGCACAgattccttcaagaaccaaagatttaacacaatcatttacagcacaaattccttccaaGAACCAACACatgctcaccatcatcatcttcatcatcatctgcagCATTGATTACAACTGGAGGGTGTGTAGGGCTTgggacattttcagagttttccactttcatcacccccttagctgtggagagggatttgactggacagaaagtttcttttgctgcagtgacatctgaGCCACTTTCAAATCATCGTCCGCGGACTCAGGCGGACTTGGCAGTGTagctagaggaagaggaggatcatCGGTAATATGGCAGTTTAAAACTTTGACCACAATGCAAAGAGAtggtaggaaaggcagataaCCCGCACAGACAACGAATTCAGCatctccttttgcccatcccatcACTGTTTACACCGGGAACAATGACTTCCCTTCGAACAACAACACATCTCCCTACCacccagcaaaagatgaaacaacaggaagcaaactgcaaggcaaacatCACACAAAGCAAAGAGAAGCCGAGcacgaaagcagaaaacaaacaccagcagtacaCTCGGTTTAACTGACCACCTATGACTGCAGACCTTTTCCTGCACTCACAAATGAACAGTTACCTGATGCCCCCTACAGGATTGGCACCCACTAAGTAATACTCAACATTAAGTCTTCAGCGCTTAAAGAAAAAGGACCTAAACTCACTCTTGCTTGGTGGGAAGAATTGTCCATCGATGTAACGTCCCTTTGCatgatgaaaagcacagttggctttctgacagCCTCCCGGCTGGTTCTCCCAGTAGCAAGGAATCTCACTGcgctttttctgaagacagaaagaaagaaaagctcgtgATAACACGCACCTGAGGCTTGCAAAGAGATGCACAGCTCCAGATCATGACAGCTGTcacaacacagtgctgaaacatCATTCCAAAGGTCAGGTTCTCAGTTAAGTGGAGTATTTCTGGGCATATTCACAAAGTTTGCATAAGCTGCAACCACTATGCACATTTAGATTTGTCATCATTCAGTTTGAGAAGACAGGCACTCGCAGACATCAGTTGAGGGTGGGTTAAACTAATACACCTAGGATTATACTAGGActattcagagggaaaaagaacatccGAAATTGCCTAGGTTAACCCTGTCTAGAACTACTTCTTGGAGACTTAgttcttctgcacctttaaCTTTCCCCACTTCCTACCCCAGGCAGCTAGAACAGCGTTAGCTGAAGGACTGTGGCTCAGAAGAGACCTGAGAGTTCCTTATCAAGCCTGCTCCCATGAGGATAGAACAGCCTGTTTATtacccccctgctccagcaggttttagcagtctatttaacagctattctgcatctgttgagaaaactgtcagcatctaataaaaaaaaaacacatatatatcTTGCTAAGACATACCTaaggcattgattttatttccctctgcttcctcccaccccctctcttGGTAACAGAAACCAGTAGGATTTGGAAGCAAACGAATCtatcctgcaaaagcacaatCAGTCCACCTAGGGCACTGAAAAAGGcttttgttgatttattttgagAACACATCCTTAGGCACTCACGTCAATTTCCATGTGTCTGAATCGGCAGACATTCCTGAAACAAcgaccctcctgccacagcttgcagaccgtctcattgcccagagcagcttcgcAGTGGCGGTAGGCACATTTGTCTCCCTggaaccaaaaggaaaccaacaaggaaaagagagtacagcctcaaaaatggccatgctgctgcctaatgttgctacaactgaattcagaatCTCTCTGGTTCTCAAGTTAACCACAGACCAGtgtgcttcctcctcctaatctactccttcctgaaaaaaatggggaaacaaagcaaagcaaaggaaagccagccataccttggtacaggtagaatagaaatagaagtagcAATCGTCTCCTTGTTTAGACATGCCGACGAGTTCTGCTAACAAGCTCGGCTTCTCTCCACAGGgacttcctctgctcttggagagagctgtcttcacccttgcttgggctgaaagtcttctactggcttgtgagcagggaaatcttctttttaaaagtaaccctaaagaaagtaacaagcgaaaaataatgaggaacgaacagttttccagctttcttcagttGATCAAATCAAGTTATCAGTCTCTCAAAGAGAGCAAAGCCTTTTTCCCAAATTCTGGAAATACACACCAACAGGTGTCataagctttgcctttgctgaaggaagataaataacacaaagaaaatctgtctagtttgttttacaggcttgtctttctcagtatggaacaaaTGGACCTCCCTGGTCTATCTTTGCAGTTGGctattctgcctttgtcctggagagaagagcaagaaaggaacaaatctatttttgcactccaaaaacgcattagaggaggattatcacacccacctaagggtacttccttgtttgtttataaagcaccaagtatttctcttaGACAGTCTCTGTTGCTGGCTTGTTTTGTGCCTTCCATTTATAATAATGATATTAAGATGCTTACCccttggtttttttgtttgtttttgttttttttttttaaagaacagtggaagtggagagtcggatgacaagcaagaacaaacacCAGAAACTCCGtgttctgcccctgctttttaatcagccagcatcaccccggctgcaaaacagcctctgctgatttacctgcttgttaaagcaccccacaggctgcaagtgcGGTGTGCTAGGTGTCAAGTTCTAGTTAACGGTGCACAGGGAACCATTCATCTTCCCACAgtcgaagcacagaacagcctcttgctaacagaactcctccctgctgctgcaagaaacctcatggcctgcaggaaaacctcaagctaagagttccaaagcaaaagcagaaaacgcaTGATTTGTACTCTTTATATTGGAGTGAATTCTAGCTGCTAAACGCTGCCTACATCTGAGGGCATGTTctgaggctggggggaaggacACTCAACACCCACTGACAGCAGAAGTGCAAAGATGccagccaagaaggcaaaggttagagctgaacg from the Anas platyrhynchos isolate ZD024472 breed Pekin duck chromosome 27, IASCAAS_PekinDuck_T2T, whole genome shotgun sequence genome contains:
- the LOC113840801 gene encoding zinc finger CCCH domain-containing protein 11A-like, coding for MKVENSENVPSPTHPPVVINAADDDEDDDGEEPVVRLDLADRQGKRKASADDVSTVPVKRSLAERLGKKVEAPGNADKAPKRDPVQVAKSLKDRLGLPPKQTSTERGKAAKPMGEIHVKTLEEIRREKALQRRETQAKGEAEGHGKTEDSSAGARPARAGRIKTFPEALSENKNNRLVEEKKKAGESPSKSKIQAPEKEEKKAVKLNRPFPTLSSVADVRPTQQSGTRKCPEKSFEESRWEKWQQREQEKLRKEEAAVKSTAGFFNTEPAGKVAAQFQGQEAKTNLMTSAKPSGGKVTFPKKKALKRKAPGSYPSAVAAVELRTAFAADMMGPPAKKAAMGVSDVPEHIPAIRLEENPPNRPEVRLGSPARFEEQMEIDLETSTSASSQLEEARTRQLSSAGNAPLSADEDFEKLLWEISGGRLEAEIDLDPGKDEDDLLLELSEMIDS